A single genomic interval of Polaribacter vadi harbors:
- a CDS encoding LamG-like jellyroll fold domain-containing protein has product MKKIKLTLILFIFCCNIYGQVTETEPNNTIDASGVITITEDGTFNGSFNQYDIDFFKIKSYAVGNVTFDWISAPVVGNGLYIYEDDSNYGSTYLTRVLNPEQVTVTLNPNKYYIVRLHTGTATGSWSFSVSGLKFAPVISTSTATAIAKTSTIIGGNITSDNGNAVTERGIVYSTSDSTPEIGEAGVTKDDEGGIGSGVFSETISGLTKNTLYYYRAYAINDNGTSYGSIKSFTTLNPIPILTTSDATSITKTTATLEGNITSNNGNAITERGIIYSSTNSTPEIGESGVTKETNGTGTGVFSETITNLTKTTAYYYRAYAINSEGTGYGDVKNFTTLDDLPTVTTTDATSVETTSAILGGNVTSQGDSAVTERGIVYSSTDTNPKIRDSGIIKNDNGTGTGVFTESITGFTANSTYFYRAYATNSQGTAYGEVKSFNFNHSLNFDGSDDRIIIPDNAAFDFSSGFTAEAWINPDVLGTQTYLSQYDSNQEAFAFILLASGRIEFTVTTDGTTDQYFESSAIITPGEWSHVALTFDGATMKAYINGVADGTKVVIGTMFPSTAPIEIGARNNNYFFNGSIDEVRIWSRVLTATEINNQKDKSVPANANGLAAYYKFNQGIAYGDNTAITSLTDSGANSLHGTLNNFTKTETSSNFVKGVTGFGNAVTNNTFSTTGNWSTPSNWSLGIVPTQIDKVTIGSGKIVTIDVDDLTIDDFTLESGATLSIPKDKEITIQNSFVSNGTLELGSDATDSGVLFVEGTSTGNITYKRGGFLENKWSIVTPPVSGQKIKTFAENTANDIRVNTTPNPDRYAIAYYDDSQDSGSKWVYYNADVDENTEFTAGQSYSMSRATDGEVTFTGTLTIDDLQKTLIADQWNAIGNPFTTYYPANKNSNSSFLNDNMNVLDDAFKSLYVWDNAQEKYVAITEVDIAARSLPPGQGFFIKMKTGETEINFNKEKRSTKPTSGTSTFEKSTSTPTITLKVTNETKTVTTDIKYFENATFGLDPGFDIGNFNSSSLDIYTRLLDENISTNFTIQSLPLNSYESAIISIGLNGNNGDRITFTIASINIPNSINIYLEDKEKNTYQKLSETNGNYTIVLKDKISGVGRFYLHTNSKSLGTKQISTLEGVSIFNTNKILKINGLKTTTANIKLYSILGKEVLSKDFTANKKNEILLPKISKGVYLVELITVEGTLNKKIIID; this is encoded by the coding sequence ATGAAAAAAATTAAACTTACCTTAATTCTATTTATTTTTTGTTGTAATATATATGGGCAAGTCACAGAAACAGAACCTAACAATACTATTGACGCTTCTGGTGTTATTACCATAACTGAAGACGGTACATTTAATGGTTCTTTTAATCAATACGATATAGATTTTTTTAAAATTAAAAGTTATGCTGTAGGAAACGTTACTTTTGATTGGATTTCAGCACCAGTAGTAGGAAACGGACTTTATATTTATGAAGACGACTCTAATTATGGTTCTACTTATCTAACTAGAGTATTAAACCCAGAGCAAGTAACAGTAACATTAAATCCTAATAAGTATTATATTGTCCGACTTCATACTGGAACTGCAACTGGCTCATGGAGCTTTTCTGTAAGTGGTTTAAAATTTGCACCCGTTATTTCAACTTCAACTGCAACAGCAATAGCCAAAACTTCTACTATCATAGGTGGTAATATAACTTCTGATAATGGAAATGCAGTAACTGAACGAGGAATTGTCTATTCAACTTCAGATAGTACTCCAGAAATAGGAGAGGCTGGAGTAACAAAAGATGATGAAGGAGGTATAGGCTCAGGAGTATTTTCAGAAACTATTTCTGGATTAACAAAAAACACGCTCTATTATTACAGGGCGTATGCCATAAATGATAATGGCACAAGTTATGGAAGCATAAAAAGTTTTACTACTTTAAACCCAATACCAATATTAACTACATCAGACGCAACATCTATTACCAAAACTACTGCAACTTTAGAAGGTAATATTACTTCAAACAATGGAAATGCAATCACAGAAAGAGGTATTATTTATTCCTCGACTAATAGCACACCAGAAATAGGAGAATCTGGAGTCACAAAAGAAACAAATGGCACAGGTACAGGTGTGTTTTCTGAAACTATTACTAACTTAACAAAAACTACTGCTTATTATTATAGAGCGTATGCTATAAATAGTGAAGGTACTGGTTATGGAGATGTTAAGAATTTTACTACTCTAGATGATTTACCGACAGTTACAACAACAGATGCAACAAGTGTAGAAACAACTTCTGCTATTTTAGGAGGAAATGTTACTTCTCAGGGAGATAGCGCAGTAACAGAGCGTGGTATTGTATATTCTAGTACAGATACCAACCCAAAAATTAGAGATTCAGGAATTATAAAAAATGATAATGGAACCGGAACTGGTGTTTTTACAGAAAGCATAACAGGTTTCACAGCCAACTCAACATATTTTTATAGAGCTTACGCAACTAATAGTCAAGGCACAGCTTATGGAGAAGTTAAAAGCTTTAATTTTAATCACTCTTTAAATTTTGATGGTAGTGATGATAGAATTATTATTCCAGATAATGCTGCTTTCGATTTTTCTAGCGGTTTTACTGCAGAAGCTTGGATAAATCCAGATGTTTTAGGTACACAAACCTATTTAAGTCAATATGATAGTAATCAAGAAGCATTTGCTTTTATCTTATTAGCTTCTGGTAGAATAGAGTTTACAGTAACAACTGATGGTACTACAGACCAATATTTTGAATCTTCAGCTATAATTACTCCTGGAGAATGGTCTCATGTAGCACTTACTTTTGACGGTGCAACAATGAAAGCTTATATAAATGGAGTAGCAGATGGAACAAAAGTTGTTATTGGAACAATGTTTCCAAGTACAGCACCTATAGAAATTGGAGCTAGAAATAATAATTACTTTTTTAATGGTAGTATAGATGAAGTTAGAATTTGGTCACGTGTTTTAACAGCAACAGAAATCAATAATCAAAAAGATAAAAGTGTTCCTGCTAATGCAAATGGTTTAGCAGCATATTATAAATTTAACCAAGGAATTGCATATGGTGATAATACAGCTATTACTTCATTAACAGATAGTGGAGCAAATAGTTTACATGGTACTTTAAATAACTTTACTAAAACAGAAACAAGTTCTAATTTTGTAAAAGGAGTTACAGGATTTGGTAATGCTGTTACTAATAATACATTTTCCACTACAGGAAATTGGTCTACACCTAGTAACTGGAGTTTAGGTATTGTTCCAACACAAATAGACAAAGTTACTATTGGTTCAGGAAAAATAGTAACTATTGATGTAGATGATTTAACAATAGATGATTTTACTTTAGAATCAGGAGCTACTTTAAGTATTCCAAAAGATAAAGAAATTACTATTCAAAACTCTTTTGTAAGTAATGGGACTTTAGAATTAGGTTCAGATGCTACAGATAGTGGCGTGTTATTTGTAGAAGGAACATCAACAGGAAATATTACTTATAAACGTGGTGGTTTTTTAGAAAATAAATGGAGTATTGTAACACCACCAGTTTCTGGGCAAAAAATAAAAACTTTTGCAGAAAATACTGCCAATGATATTCGTGTAAATACAACTCCAAATCCAGACAGATATGCAATTGCTTATTACGATGATAGTCAAGATTCTGGTAGTAAATGGGTGTATTATAATGCTGATGTAGATGAAAACACAGAATTTACTGCAGGTCAAAGTTATTCTATGTCTAGAGCTACAGATGGTGAAGTTACTTTTACAGGAACTTTAACTATTGATGATTTACAAAAAACATTAATTGCTGATCAATGGAATGCTATTGGAAATCCGTTCACAACCTATTATCCTGCTAATAAAAATAGTAATAGTAGTTTTTTAAATGACAACATGAATGTTTTAGATGATGCGTTCAAAAGCTTGTATGTGTGGGATAATGCTCAAGAAAAATATGTTGCTATAACCGAAGTTGATATAGCTGCTAGATCTCTACCTCCTGGCCAAGGATTTTTTATAAAAATGAAAACTGGTGAAACAGAAATAAATTTTAACAAAGAAAAAAGAAGCACCAAACCAACTTCTGGAACATCAACTTTTGAAAAAAGTACTAGCACACCAACGATTACTTTAAAAGTAACAAATGAGACTAAAACAGTAACTACAGATATTAAATATTTTGAAAATGCAACTTTTGGCTTAGATCCTGGTTTTGATATTGGTAATTTTAATAGCTCTAGTTTAGATATTTACACTCGCTTATTAGATGAAAATATATCTACCAATTTTACAATTCAATCTTTGCCATTAAACAGTTATGAAAGTGCAATTATTTCTATTGGTTTAAATGGAAATAATGGCGATCGAATTACATTTACTATCGCCAGTATAAATATTCCTAATTCTATTAATATTTATTTAGAAGATAAAGAAAAAAATACTTATCAAAAATTATCAGAAACAAACGGAAATTATACAATTGTTTTAAAAGATAAAATTAGTGGTGTAGGCCGTTTTTATTTACATACAAACAGTAAATCTTTAGGTACAAAACAAATTTCTACTTTAGAAGGCGTGAGTATATTTAATACTAATAAAATACTTAAAATCAATGGATTAAAAACCACTACAGCAAACATAAAGCTCTACTCAATTTTAGGAAAAGAAGTTTTAAGTAAAGATTTTACCGCAAATAAAAAGAATGAAATTTTATTACCAAAAATTTCTAAAGGAGTGTATTTAGTAGAACTAATTACTGTAGAAGGTACGTTGAATAAGAAAATTATTATAGATTAA
- a CDS encoding 7TM diverse intracellular signaling domain-containing protein gives MSFEVTQQISNTTSFKSETDLRSLLLGIFFGFMIVMAIYNLLLYFSLKDKVYLLYVGTVIFNILTTLAINGISGQFFWPNQPDLDAIIYVTFAGLSMFFSSRFTSDFLHLKKRHKSLDKLMWVIAYLSLLLTILSLFLTVKQITPFGRWLVLLSFPSYIFVAIVSYKKGFKSAKFYLIAWIPYVLGLIIRTMHGAGWLPTNQIILSSIELGGALEVVLLSFALADRIKRLQKENRKIRTQLNNYISKVLKLEQEAKFSTTVNENSPEVKIENIAKKHNLTERETDILLQISLGKNNQKIADELFISINTVKYHTRNIYEKLDVNKRTEITSKILFDK, from the coding sequence ATGAGCTTTGAGGTAACTCAACAAATTAGTAACACAACAAGTTTTAAAAGCGAAACAGATCTTCGAAGTTTACTTTTAGGAATCTTTTTTGGGTTTATGATAGTTATGGCTATTTATAACCTCTTATTATACTTTTCATTAAAAGACAAAGTTTATTTACTTTATGTTGGCACAGTAATTTTTAATATTTTAACAACCTTAGCTATAAATGGTATTAGCGGTCAATTTTTTTGGCCCAATCAACCTGACTTAGATGCAATTATATATGTAACCTTCGCTGGTTTAAGTATGTTTTTCTCCAGTAGATTTACCTCTGATTTTTTGCATTTAAAAAAACGTCATAAATCATTAGATAAACTTATGTGGGTAATTGCTTACCTAAGTTTATTACTAACAATTCTTAGTCTTTTTCTTACTGTAAAACAAATTACACCTTTTGGAAGATGGCTAGTATTACTTTCTTTTCCTTCTTATATTTTTGTTGCTATTGTTTCCTACAAAAAAGGGTTTAAATCAGCCAAATTCTATTTAATAGCTTGGATCCCTTACGTATTAGGATTGATAATCAGAACTATGCATGGAGCTGGATGGCTACCTACAAATCAAATTATTTTATCCTCTATAGAATTAGGAGGTGCATTAGAAGTCGTTTTACTTTCATTTGCTTTAGCAGATCGAATTAAGAGACTTCAAAAAGAAAATAGAAAAATAAGAACGCAACTAAATAATTATATTTCTAAAGTATTAAAATTAGAACAGGAAGCTAAATTTTCAACTACAGTTAATGAAAATTCTCCTGAAGTAAAAATTGAAAATATTGCAAAAAAACATAACTTAACAGAAAGAGAAACTGATATTTTATTACAAATTAGTTTAGGAAAAAATAATCAAAAAATTGCTGATGAATTATTTATTTCTATCAATACTGTAAAATATCATACCAGAAATATCTATGAAAAATTAGATGTAAATAAACGTACAGAAATTACTTCAAAAATTTTATTCGATAAATAA
- a CDS encoding pyridoxal phosphate-dependent aminotransferase has protein sequence MAHPLSDRINSLPVSQTLAMAAKARELRAEGKDIIGLSLGEPDFNTPDFIKDAAIEAINQNYNSYSPVDGYVELKEAICTKFKRDNNLDYKPNQIVVSTGAKQSIANVAQVLLNKGDEVLLPAPYWVSYSAISILSEATFVEIPSTIDTNFKITPEQLEAAITPKTKMVFFNSPNNPSGSIFSEAEYRALAKVLEKHPQIFILSDEIYEHINYDCKPFSFAQIENMYDRTITVNGLAKAFAMTGWRIGYIGAPEWIAKACTKMQGQITSGTNCIAQRAAITAVLAPVEKIQFMVDEFKTRRDIIIGLLREIDGFKVNVPDGAFYVFPDVSAFFGKTINGVKIENSGDFSLFILEKANVATVSGDAFGAPDCIRISYAASELQIREAIKRIKNALS, from the coding sequence ATGGCACATCCATTATCGGACAGAATTAACAGTTTACCAGTATCACAAACTTTAGCAATGGCTGCTAAAGCAAGAGAATTAAGAGCAGAAGGCAAAGATATTATTGGCTTAAGTTTGGGCGAACCAGACTTTAATACACCAGATTTTATTAAAGATGCTGCCATTGAAGCAATCAACCAAAATTATAATTCTTATTCGCCAGTTGATGGTTATGTAGAGTTAAAAGAAGCGATTTGCACCAAGTTTAAACGCGATAACAATTTGGATTACAAACCAAATCAAATTGTAGTTTCTACAGGCGCAAAACAATCTATTGCAAATGTTGCTCAAGTACTTTTAAATAAAGGTGATGAAGTTTTATTACCTGCACCTTATTGGGTTAGTTATTCTGCAATTTCAATTTTAAGCGAAGCTACTTTTGTAGAAATTCCTTCTACTATAGATACTAATTTTAAAATTACTCCAGAACAATTAGAGGCAGCAATTACACCGAAAACAAAAATGGTTTTCTTTAATTCGCCAAATAATCCTTCTGGCTCTATTTTTAGTGAAGCAGAATATAGAGCGTTGGCTAAAGTCTTAGAAAAACATCCACAGATTTTTATTTTATCAGATGAAATCTACGAACATATAAATTACGATTGCAAACCTTTTAGTTTTGCACAAATCGAAAACATGTACGATAGAACCATTACTGTAAACGGTTTAGCAAAAGCTTTTGCTATGACTGGTTGGAGAATTGGTTATATTGGTGCTCCAGAATGGATTGCTAAAGCATGTACAAAAATGCAAGGTCAAATAACTTCAGGTACAAATTGTATTGCTCAAAGAGCTGCAATTACTGCTGTTTTAGCACCTGTGGAAAAAATTCAGTTTATGGTTGATGAGTTTAAAACTCGTAGAGATATCATTATTGGATTGTTAAGAGAAATTGATGGTTTTAAAGTAAATGTTCCTGATGGTGCTTTTTATGTTTTTCCTGATGTTTCTGCTTTCTTCGGAAAAACTATTAACGGAGTTAAAATAGAAAATTCAGGAGATTTCTCTTTATTTATTTTAGAAAAAGCAAATGTTGCAACTGTTTCTGGTGATGCTTTTGGAGCTCCAGATTGTATAAGAATATCTTATGCAGCTTCTGAATTACAAATTAGAGAAGCAATTAAAAGAATAAAAAATGCATTAAGTTAA
- the ftsZ gene encoding cell division protein FtsZ, producing the protein MSADFDNIDFIMPKTQSNTIKVIGVGGGGSNAVNHMFQQHINGVDFVICNTDAQALENSPIPNKIQLGANLTSGLGAGANPEIGAQAAKESMQEIQQMLNNQTKMVFITAGMGGGTGTGAAPIIAKIAKDMDILTVGIVTMPFAFEGKRRTSQAQLGIDQLRQNVDSLIVINNNKLREVYGNLGFKAGFSKADEVLSTASKGIAEVITHHYKQNIDLHDAKTVLSNSGTAIMGSAKEEGTSRAKNAIVKALDSPLLNDNKITGAKNVLLLIVSGTSEVTLDEIGEINDYIQDEAGYDANIIMGIGEDEELGDSIAVTIVATGFAKDQQSTITNTEVKKIVHTLEDEQKATYNFGEKTITKSPSLDTPLTNKTEQKVVHNLSDDTLDSEPKMDLISTNSIIANMPVNFEEIKASKVVEEDFIITDVVQEVQIEEKPESIQGDLLFDLPLKPSVEIKKEEEIKQNTHRPSNTTHHLENYEAEEIAEKKETRYVLEDFDSAPTIRKSSQITEKKVMEEEIKFELRTAKPQDEINNINTFSEEVSPLDLTISELQKRAEERRKNMKKFNYNFNESLSKNIDEIERQPAYKRQGVDLDRNSAISKTRTILNKDSDGIDFKSNNSFLHDNVD; encoded by the coding sequence ATGAGCGCAGATTTTGATAACATTGATTTTATAATGCCAAAAACACAATCGAACACTATTAAAGTAATAGGAGTTGGAGGTGGAGGAAGTAATGCTGTAAACCACATGTTTCAGCAACACATTAATGGAGTAGATTTTGTAATCTGTAATACAGATGCACAAGCTTTAGAAAACAGTCCAATTCCTAATAAAATTCAATTAGGAGCAAACTTGACTTCTGGTCTTGGTGCAGGTGCAAATCCAGAAATTGGTGCACAAGCAGCTAAAGAAAGTATGCAAGAAATTCAGCAGATGCTAAACAACCAAACAAAAATGGTGTTTATTACTGCAGGAATGGGTGGTGGAACAGGAACTGGAGCTGCACCAATTATTGCTAAGATTGCCAAAGATATGGACATTCTTACAGTTGGTATTGTAACAATGCCTTTCGCTTTCGAAGGTAAAAGACGTACTTCTCAAGCACAATTAGGAATTGATCAACTGCGCCAAAATGTAGATTCTTTAATTGTTATCAATAATAATAAATTACGTGAAGTTTATGGAAACCTTGGTTTTAAAGCTGGTTTCTCTAAAGCTGATGAAGTTTTATCTACTGCTTCTAAAGGAATTGCAGAAGTTATTACACATCACTACAAGCAAAATATTGACTTACATGATGCTAAAACAGTACTTTCTAACAGTGGAACAGCAATTATGGGTTCTGCTAAAGAAGAAGGTACAAGTAGAGCTAAAAATGCGATTGTAAAAGCATTAGATTCTCCTTTATTAAATGATAATAAAATTACAGGAGCTAAAAATGTTCTGTTATTAATTGTTTCAGGAACAAGTGAGGTTACTTTAGATGAAATTGGAGAAATAAACGACTACATTCAAGATGAAGCTGGTTATGATGCCAATATTATTATGGGAATTGGTGAAGATGAAGAATTGGGAGATTCAATTGCAGTAACCATTGTTGCGACTGGTTTTGCAAAAGATCAGCAAAGTACAATTACCAATACAGAAGTAAAAAAAATAGTTCACACTTTAGAGGATGAACAAAAAGCAACGTATAATTTTGGTGAAAAAACAATTACAAAATCGCCAAGTTTAGATACTCCTTTAACCAATAAAACTGAGCAGAAAGTTGTCCATAATTTAAGTGATGATACTTTAGATTCAGAACCAAAAATGGATTTGATTTCTACAAATTCTATTATTGCAAATATGCCTGTAAATTTCGAAGAAATTAAAGCAAGTAAAGTTGTTGAAGAAGATTTTATTATTACTGATGTTGTACAAGAAGTACAAATCGAAGAAAAACCTGAAAGTATTCAAGGAGATTTATTATTCGATTTGCCTTTAAAACCATCTGTTGAAATAAAAAAAGAGGAAGAAATTAAACAGAACACACACAGACCTTCTAATACTACACATCATTTAGAAAATTATGAGGCAGAAGAAATTGCTGAAAAGAAAGAAACACGTTATGTGTTAGAAGATTTTGATTCAGCTCCTACTATTAGAAAAAGTTCTCAAATTACTGAAAAAAAAGTAATGGAAGAAGAAATTAAGTTCGAGTTGAGAACTGCAAAGCCTCAAGATGAAATTAATAATATCAACACTTTTAGTGAGGAAGTTTCTCCTTTAGATTTAACAATTAGCGAATTGCAAAAAAGAGCTGAAGAGAGAAGAAAAAACATGAAGAAGTTTAATTACAACTTTAATGAAAGTTTAAGTAAAAATATAGACGAAATTGAGCGTCAACCTGCATATAAAAGACAAGGGGTAGATTTAGATAGAAATAGTGCCATTAGTAAAACAAGAACTATTTTAAACAAAGATTCTGATGGAATTGATTTTAAATCGAACAATTCTTTTTTACATGATAATGTAGATTAA